The Nocardia sp. BMG51109 nucleotide sequence GCGTTCATGTACGCCGCCGGCCCGGGCTTCGCCAACATCTTCTTCAACAACGCCACCGACGAGCAGAAGAAGTGGGCGAAGATCGCCGTCGAGCAGGGCTGGGGTTCGACCATGGTGCTGACCGAGCCGGATGCCGGCTCGGACGTCGGCGCCGGCCGCACCAAGGCGGTCCGGCAGGAGGACGGCTCCTGGCACATCGAGGGCGTCAAGCGGTTCATCACCTCGGCCGACTCCGACGACCTGTTCCCGAACATCATGCACCTGGTGCTGGCCCGCCCCGAGGGCGCGAAGCCGGGCACCAAGGGTCTGTCGCTGTTCTTCGTGCCGAAGTTCCACTTCGACCCCGAGACGGGCGAGCTCGGCGACCGCAACGGCGTATTCGTCACCAACGTCGAGCACAAGATGGGCCTGAAGGTCTCGGCCACCTGTGAGGTCACCTTCGGCGGCCACGGCGTCCCGGCCAAGGGCTGGCTGGTCGGCGAGGTGCACGACGGCATCGCGCAGATGTTCGAGGTGATCGAGCACGCGCGAATGATGGTGGGCACCAAGGCCATTTCGACCCTGTCGACCGGGTACCTGAACGCGCTGGAGTACGCCAAGCAGCGCGTGCAGGGCGCCGACCTGACCCAGATGACCGACAAGTCCGCGCCGCGCGTCACCATCACCCACCACCCGGACGTGCGCCGCAGCCTGGCCCTGCAGAAGGCGTACTCGGAGGGCCTGCGCGCGGTGTACCTGTACACCGCGGCACACCAGGATGCCGTTGTGGCCGAGCAGGTTTCGGGCGCCGACGCCGATCTGGCCGCTCGGGTGAACGACCTGCTGCTGCCGATCGTCAAGGGCGTCGGTTCCGAGCGGGCCTACCAGTACCTGACCGAGTCGCTGCAGACCCTGGGCGGTTCGGGCTTCCTGCAGGACTACCCGATCGAGCAGTACATCCGCGATTCGAAGATCGATTCGCTGTACGAGGGCACCACGGCCATCCAGGCGCAGGACTTCTTCTTCCGCAAGATCGCCCGCGACCGGGGCGTCGCCCTGGGCCACGTGGCCGGCGAGATCCAGAAGTTCATCGACCGCGAGGGCGGCAACGGCCGGCTGAAGGCCGAGCGCAAGCTGCTGGCCACCGCGCTGGAGGACGTGCAGGGCATGGCCGCCACCCTGACCGGCCACCTGATGGCCGCCCAGGAGGACACGAAGGAGCTGTACAAGGTCGGCCTGGGTTCGGTGCGCTTCCTGCTGTCGGTCGGCGACCTGCTGATCGGCTGGCAGCTGCTGCACCAGGCCGAGGTCGCCATCGCGGCGCTGGACAACGGCTCCACCGAGCCCTTCTACCAGGGCAAGGTGGCAACCGCGCAGTTCTTCGCCCGCAACGTGCTGCCGGAGCTGACCGCGACACGCGCCGTGCTGTCGAACCTCGACAACGACATCATGGAGCTGGACGAGGCGGCGTTCTGATCCCGCGCTGATCCGGCCGTCGAACGCGAGGCCCCGCAATCGGATTCACCGGTTGCGGGGCCTTCGTTGTCGTAACGATCCACACCTGTGACAGCGATGTGATTAATGTTGCCGGCGCATACCGCCCATTGGCGGGGGCGAAAGGGGCACAATACCCACGGCGTCACCGATCGGAAGGGGAACGGGAGCATGAAACGACTGCCTGCACTTGCCGGAGCATGCGCGGCGGTCGCGCTGCTAGCGCTGGCGGCATCGCCGGCCGGGGCAGACCCCAACAACATCAATCCGTTCCCGGGGCTCAACGGCGTGAACGGGCTGCCGCAGCTGCACGGTGCGACCCAGGCCGTCTACCAGATGACGGGCATGGCCTCGCCCAACCGCACGCAGGACAGCAACGTGCTCGGCACCGATCTGGGCATCATGTGGGACGACGGGCGCGGCCAGATGATGACCGCCTACGGCGACACCGCGGGCCTGGGCATGCCCAACCTGTTGGCGGGCAGCGTATGGGCGTGGCGGTCCAACGTCCTGTTCCGCAGCCCCGCCGGTGCCAATCCCGGTGGCGGCATCCAGTACACGAGCTTCGTCGACAATCCGCTGCCCAGCCCGAAGATCCCGGGCATCGAGATCAGTTTCATCCCGACCGCCGGCATCTCGGTGGGCGGCGTGCAGTACATGAGCATGATGTCGGTGCGCGACTGGGGCCCGAACGGGCACTGGGACACCAACTTCTCCACCCTGGCGGTATCCGGTGACGGCGGTCAGACCTGGGCGCAGCTGCCCAACACCCGCCGCGCCGACGAGGGCGGCGACCACAACTTCCAGCAGACCGCGTTCATGAAGGCCGACGGTTATGTCTACCGCTACGGCACCCCGGCCGGGCGCAACAACGACGGCTTCGTCTCGCGCGTCAAGGAAGCCGACATCGCCAATATGGACGCCTACGAGTACTGGGACGGCGGCGCCTGGAAGCCGAAGGACGTGAACGCCGCCAAGCCGATCGTCGGCGACGCCGGCGAGCTGTCGGTGATGTGGAACGACTACCTCGGCCAATACATCATGACGACCACCGACGCCCAGAACTCCGTGGTGATGCGCACGGCGCCGGCGCCGGAGGGCCCGTGGACCCCGCCGCGCGTGCTCATCGACACCCGCGAGCTGCCCAGCGCCTACGCGCCGATGATCTACCCGTACCAGACCGGAAGCGATCTGTATTTCCTGGTCACCCAGCACCAGCAGTACAACGTGGTGCTGATGCGGACCCGGCTGTAGGCCCTGCGGCTTCTGCACTGCCGACGGACTGAACAGTATTGCGGCACAGGCTGAACGGCCCTGCCGACCCTGTGCTGTCATTCTGCGACGCAGCGCCTGTGTTCGCGGGATCCGGGGATTCGCCGTCAGCCGAGCGCTACGGCACCGAGGGGCTCCGTGGTCGGGGCCGTCGAACCCCCGTCCGGCTCGATCGTGACCGCGAGTTTGCCGGTGGTCGCGATCTTCGTCACCAAAGGTGTTGTCGGCGTGGGTAACCGGGTGAGTACCCCGGCCGACTGCGGCTGTCCCTCCGGCGGCACCAGCCAGAGCTGGTAGACGCGGCCCGCCGGTGGGCCCGGGACGGTCTCGAAGGACACCAGGGCGGCTCCCAGGCCGGGCGAGGCATGCACGGTCATGTTCCCCCCGGTGCTCAGGGCTGCGGTCGTCGCGCGGGTGTCCGGTTGGCGCAGGATGTTTTCCGCGGCGGTCGGGTTCGGCGGATGCTCGCCGGCCCGGTCGGTGAGCACGCCGACACAGACGGCCACCGCGGCCACGGCCGCTGCCGCCGCGGCCACCCAGCGGAGCCGTCGATATCGCCGGGCGAGGGGAATCGGGCCGGACCGGTCGCCCCGAGCCGGGCTGTCGTCGAGGCGGGCCAGAATCCGCGCCTCCACCTCCGGCGGTGCGGCCTGGGCGTCGAGGATCGCCAGCGAGCCCATCGCCTCGCGCACATCGTGCACGATCTCGTCGAAGTCGTGGCTCGTCTCGGGATCGGAGGTGGCGAGGCGTCGTTCGATCGTGCGGCGTTCCGGATCGGTGACGGCGTCGAGCGCGTACGGATAGGCCAGTTCCAGCAGTGCATCATCGGGACGTGTGGTGTCAGGCATGGGAGACCGCTCCCGACAGGCAAGTGTGCAGCCGTTTGAGTGCGTCCCGGATGCGGCTCTTGATCGTCGCCAACGGGACATCCAGGTGCTGGGAGACCTCGCGGTAGGTCCGGCCGCTGTAATAGGCCAGCGCGACCGCCTCGCGCTGGGTGCTGGTCAAGGTGTCCAAACAGTGCACCACGGCCTGCTCCTCCAACTGCTGGCCGACCGTCTCCTCGACCACGTCGTGGTCGCGGCCCAGATGGGTATGGCCGTAGACCGTGTCTCGGTGGAAGGCGGTCTTCTCGGTGCGGACCCGGTCGACCGCGCGCCGGTGGGCGATCATCATCAGCCAGCCGATCGGTGTCGCGCGTTTCGGGTCGAAGCGGTAGGCCGTCGACCAGACCTGTAGATACACCTCCTGGGTGATCTCCTCCGCGGCGGTGCGGTTGCGCACTATCCGCAGCGCCAGACCGAACACCCGGGGATTGGTGGCTCGGTAGAACCGCGTGAACGCGTCCCGGTCTCCGGTTCCGGTCGCGTCCAGCAGGAGGCGCAATTCCCGCTGTCCACCCTCGTTCCCGTCGCCGTCGGGACCGGGAACCGGACATGACGGGGCCGGGTCGGCGGTATCCGGCGGGGCGCCATCGTGGAGCCGTAGCGAGACGATTCCCGGATCATCGGTCATGGGCTCCTCCTGCCTCCATGGCAAGGTCTTCGACATGCTCCCGCGCGCGGATTGGTGATTCGGCCGAGAATCTCACAAAGTTTTGCGCCGGTGATCGATTCGGCCGCACCACGGACCGGCCGAATGCCCGGCGAGCCGGGCCGACTGTGACGTCCGTTTCGGTGGCGGCGGCCGCACCGGAGTGCCGGCAACCGGCCCGAGCCGCCCTGGGCCGACCGGGTCAGTAGGCTCAGTACGTGCTGCTTTCCGATCGCGACATTCGTGCCGAGCTGGCCACGGGGCGTCTCGCGCTGGAACCGTTCGAGGAGAAGCTGGTCCAGCCGTCGAGCGTCGATGTCCGGCTGGACCGGATGTTCCGGGTGTTCAACAACACTCGCTACACCCACATAGATCCGGCGCAGCGGCAGGACGAGCTGACCACCCTGGTCGAGCCCGCCGACGGGGAGCCGTTCGTCCTCCATCCGGGCGAGTTCGTGCTCGGGTCGACGCTCGAGGTGTGCACCCTGCCCGACGATCTGGCCGGTCGGCTGGAGGGCAAGTCGAGCCTGGGCCGGCTGGGGCTGCTCACGCACTCCACGGCCGGTTTCATCGATCCGGGCTTCAGCGGCCACATCACGCTGGAGCTGTCGAACGTCGCGAACCTCCCGATAACTCTGTGGCCGGGCATGAAGATAGGTCAGCTGTGCCTGTTCCGGTTGACCAGCCCGGCGGAGAATCCGTACGGCAGCGGTGCGGTGGGATCGAAGTATCAGGGTCAGCGCGGGCCGACACCGTCGCGGGCGTACCTGAACTTCGCGTCGCCGAGCGGGTCGTAGGGGTGACGCGAGCAAGGGTGCTCATTCGATCGGCCTCGCGGCATCCGGCATCGGTCCTCCAGGAGTTCAGCCATTCCTCGATGCGGTCGAGGTGGGTGGCCGCACAGATTTGCAGGTCGGCCGGCACCTCGGGGTGACGTACACCCGAGCCAACCGGCTCGTCGGGCAGCTCGTGGACGCCGGTGTCCTCGGGCAGCACGGAGACAGCTCCTACGATCGCCGCTTCGGCGCGCCCGAGGTGCTCGCCATTCTGCTGCGCTGACGACTGTGCCCGAATACGGTCGTGTGCGCCGGGTTTCGTCCTGCGCTTCGATGCCGAGGCGGTCCAGGCGAGGGTACCTGCGCAGCTGATTGCCGCGGTCGCTGGTCGGCTGTGCACCAGCTCGGGGGCGGACCAGGCGTCCTTCGCGCAAGATGCCGCACTCTCGGCTACGTAGCTGAGGGATCTGATCCGCGTAAGAACGATCGGCGTTTCAGCGTGCCCGATGTGCTCGCCGCTCTCTTGCGTTGACGACGAGAATGTCTGTCCGCAGCGGTCGCCGTGCTGCACCGTCACTCGTGTGTGTCTGTGCTGGTGTGCCCGTTGGGTTGTGCCGAATCGACTGGTGGCCGAACTGGGTTCATTGATGGTGCGGTCGTAGGGTGCGGGGGGCTTCAATCCGAGCGAATCTGTGTGGGGGAAATGTTGGGGTCGATGGGTATTGGATCGGTCGCTGCCCGGGAGTTCCGGCGGGTGGTCGGGTGGCGGCTGCCGCTGGGGTGGTTCACGGTGTCGCTGGTGGTCATGGTCGTGCTGTGGCGACTGTTGGTGGCGCAGAAGGAGAAGCCGCCGGAGGTTGCGCTGTTCGGCGGGCTGATGCTGACGGAGCTGGGCCTGGTGTTGGTGGTGGTGCCCGCCCTGGTGGTGCGTTTCCGGCTCGGCGAGGCCGGGGATGCGGACCTGCCGGGGTTTGCCGTCGCGGCCGGGCGGCTGCTGGCGGGTTACGGGTATTGCCTGGTTCTGCTGTCCACCGCGTTGCCTTTGGTGGTCGTCTGCCTGCTGAGCGGAGAGGTCACCGTCGCTCGGGCCGCGCTGGCGATGGTGGTCGTGGCGACGATAGCCGGAGTTGTTTGTGCTGTAGCGCAATGCTTTTCGGCTGTCTGTCGCAGTCCGAGGCGGGCCGGGGTGTGGACGTACGTGTCGGCCTCCGTGCTGACGGTGGGCACGGCCGTGGTGTTCTTCGGTACCGCGCTGGCCACCTTCCACTGGGTCACCGTGAGCGGCGATTCACGGCCCTGCCCCGAGCCGGCGGAGCCGGGCTGCCGGATGTCGCACGACGTCACCTTCTGCGCGGACAGTACGGATCGGATCTGGTGGGTGATGGCGCCCAATCCGGTGGTTGTCTTGTCCGACGCCGCTCGGTCACCGGCCGTGTCCGGACGGTATCCGACCGACCCGCTCGGCAGCGTCTCCCGATGGATCCGCTCGGCGCGGTACCCGTTGACCGAGGACGACTTTCGGCCCAAGCTGCCCGACTCGCCCGGACGGGACATGTCCTGGTATCCGGGTCCACCGATCTGGCCTGCCGGACTGGCCTTCGACCTGCTACTCGCCGGCCTCGCCTTCGGAATCACGGTCCGCCGCACGGCATTCGGCCGACAGGAACCTCGGCCGTAGCGGTCACTTCCCCGCACGCCACGAGCCGGGGCGCGGCCGCCGATCGATGAGATCGGCTGCCGCGCCCGGTTCCTGTCGGCTCGAACCACCTGCCCGCCGCCCCGTCAACCGGCGTGCGGCAGGGCGCTGCTGCCGGTGTGGGAGGGCAGGCGCGAGACGAGTTCGGCGAGTTCGGGGTCGGTGTCGTAGTTCCGCTTCTGCAACTCCGCGATCTCGGCGCCCAGTGCGGGATCGGAGGTGTCGGAGATGTCGAAGCTCTCGAACTTCTCCATCAGGGGGAAGCCGAGCCGCTCCGACTTCACGTGCAGTGGGTGGACGAGGTAATCCCAGTACGCGTCCAGGTCTTCCAGGGCGAAGATGGCGCTCCAGTCGAAGTCGC carries:
- a CDS encoding DUF4185 domain-containing protein, yielding MKRLPALAGACAAVALLALAASPAGADPNNINPFPGLNGVNGLPQLHGATQAVYQMTGMASPNRTQDSNVLGTDLGIMWDDGRGQMMTAYGDTAGLGMPNLLAGSVWAWRSNVLFRSPAGANPGGGIQYTSFVDNPLPSPKIPGIEISFIPTAGISVGGVQYMSMMSVRDWGPNGHWDTNFSTLAVSGDGGQTWAQLPNTRRADEGGDHNFQQTAFMKADGYVYRYGTPAGRNNDGFVSRVKEADIANMDAYEYWDGGAWKPKDVNAAKPIVGDAGELSVMWNDYLGQYIMTTTDAQNSVVMRTAPAPEGPWTPPRVLIDTRELPSAYAPMIYPYQTGSDLYFLVTQHQQYNVVLMRTRL
- a CDS encoding Dabb family protein yields the protein MIHHGIRMKLRKDVTPEQFDEALECLREQGSIPAVSSFVFGPEYNSDFDWSAIFALEDLDAYWDYLVHPLHVKSERLGFPLMEKFESFDISDTSDPALGAEIAELQKRNYDTDPELAELVSRLPSHTGSSALPHAG
- the dcd gene encoding dCTP deaminase produces the protein MLLSDRDIRAELATGRLALEPFEEKLVQPSSVDVRLDRMFRVFNNTRYTHIDPAQRQDELTTLVEPADGEPFVLHPGEFVLGSTLEVCTLPDDLAGRLEGKSSLGRLGLLTHSTAGFIDPGFSGHITLELSNVANLPITLWPGMKIGQLCLFRLTSPAENPYGSGAVGSKYQGQRGPTPSRAYLNFASPSGS
- the sigK gene encoding ECF RNA polymerase sigma factor SigK — translated: MTDDPGIVSLRLHDGAPPDTADPAPSCPVPGPDGDGNEGGQRELRLLLDATGTGDRDAFTRFYRATNPRVFGLALRIVRNRTAAEEITQEVYLQVWSTAYRFDPKRATPIGWLMMIAHRRAVDRVRTEKTAFHRDTVYGHTHLGRDHDVVEETVGQQLEEQAVVHCLDTLTSTQREAVALAYYSGRTYREVSQHLDVPLATIKSRIRDALKRLHTCLSGAVSHA
- a CDS encoding acyl-CoA dehydrogenase; its protein translation is MGHYKSNVRDLEFNLFEVLGLGSILDSGAFGDLDADTVKEMISEVNRLAEGPLGESFADADRNPPVFHPDTHSVTLPESFKKSYRTLQEGGWDSYAVAEELGGIRFPRSAYWAISELVLGANPAAFMYAAGPGFANIFFNNATDEQKKWAKIAVEQGWGSTMVLTEPDAGSDVGAGRTKAVRQEDGSWHIEGVKRFITSADSDDLFPNIMHLVLARPEGAKPGTKGLSLFFVPKFHFDPETGELGDRNGVFVTNVEHKMGLKVSATCEVTFGGHGVPAKGWLVGEVHDGIAQMFEVIEHARMMVGTKAISTLSTGYLNALEYAKQRVQGADLTQMTDKSAPRVTITHHPDVRRSLALQKAYSEGLRAVYLYTAAHQDAVVAEQVSGADADLAARVNDLLLPIVKGVGSERAYQYLTESLQTLGGSGFLQDYPIEQYIRDSKIDSLYEGTTAIQAQDFFFRKIARDRGVALGHVAGEIQKFIDREGGNGRLKAERKLLATALEDVQGMAATLTGHLMAAQEDTKELYKVGLGSVRFLLSVGDLLIGWQLLHQAEVAIAALDNGSTEPFYQGKVATAQFFARNVLPELTATRAVLSNLDNDIMELDEAAF
- a CDS encoding anti-sigma factor domain-containing protein, with protein sequence MPDTTRPDDALLELAYPYALDAVTDPERRTIERRLATSDPETSHDFDEIVHDVREAMGSLAILDAQAAPPEVEARILARLDDSPARGDRSGPIPLARRYRRLRWVAAAAAAVAAVAVCVGVLTDRAGEHPPNPTAAENILRQPDTRATTAALSTGGNMTVHASPGLGAALVSFETVPGPPAGRVYQLWLVPPEGQPQSAGVLTRLPTPTTPLVTKIATTGKLAVTIEPDGGSTAPTTEPLGAVALG